In the genome of Flexistipes sinusarabici DSM 4947, one region contains:
- a CDS encoding sodium-dependent transporter, producing MQRENWGSRVGFILAAVGSAIGLGNIWRFPYMAYDNGGGAFLIPYFFALVTAGIPILIMEFSMGHKMKGGAPLTMAKLNRKWEWLGWWQILISFIITVYYVVVISWAINYVGFSMTLAWGNETISFFTGDYLGLTGGPFEFGGFQLTILITTISAWVINFIVIYSGVKSGIERANKIFIPVLIVILLIILLRGITLPGAAEGLNMLFQPDFSKIADGKVWVAAYGQIFFSLSIAFAIMITYSSYLPKKSDIVNNAFITGFINCGFSVLAGIAIFSILGFMIHQSGGELPAKLSGVFLAFATIPEAINELPAFQKTIGVLFFISLTFAGLSSFISINEAAIAGITEKLYKPRKKVAAWYTLIAMIISLIFTTGSGLYILDIVDHFINSFGVAMSGLVEVILIGWFFKTKILKDHFQPISDFKVGIWWDIAIKVITPAALGITAIMNFANEFSKPYGGYDRTALILFGWSIVVGIIFLGIYISTRKWKNVHIFDYYDNDDNGEEV from the coding sequence ATGCAAAGAGAAAACTGGGGCAGCAGAGTTGGATTCATACTGGCTGCTGTCGGCTCCGCAATAGGTCTGGGAAATATCTGGAGATTTCCCTATATGGCGTATGATAACGGCGGCGGTGCTTTCTTAATCCCCTATTTTTTTGCACTTGTAACCGCAGGTATTCCAATACTGATAATGGAATTTTCCATGGGTCACAAGATGAAAGGCGGAGCACCGTTAACAATGGCAAAATTAAACAGGAAATGGGAATGGCTGGGTTGGTGGCAAATACTTATCAGTTTTATAATAACTGTATACTATGTTGTTGTTATATCCTGGGCCATTAATTATGTAGGTTTCTCAATGACCCTGGCATGGGGTAATGAAACCATAAGTTTCTTCACCGGCGATTATCTCGGACTTACAGGCGGGCCTTTTGAGTTTGGCGGTTTTCAGCTTACAATTCTAATCACTACAATTTCAGCCTGGGTCATTAATTTTATCGTTATTTATTCAGGTGTTAAATCCGGCATAGAAAGGGCAAACAAAATTTTTATACCCGTCTTAATTGTTATACTTTTGATAATCCTTTTAAGAGGTATAACATTACCGGGTGCAGCAGAGGGTTTGAACATGCTTTTCCAGCCTGATTTCAGCAAAATTGCAGATGGTAAGGTTTGGGTGGCAGCATACGGACAGATATTTTTCAGTCTGAGCATTGCTTTTGCAATAATGATTACTTATTCCAGTTATCTGCCTAAAAAATCAGATATTGTAAACAATGCTTTTATTACCGGTTTTATCAATTGCGGTTTTAGTGTTCTGGCTGGAATAGCAATATTCAGTATTTTGGGTTTCATGATACATCAGTCCGGCGGAGAATTACCTGCCAAACTGAGTGGAGTGTTTCTTGCATTTGCCACAATCCCTGAGGCAATAAACGAACTGCCCGCTTTCCAGAAAACTATAGGGGTGCTGTTCTTTATTTCACTTACTTTTGCAGGACTCTCTTCTTTTATTTCAATAAACGAAGCGGCAATAGCCGGTATAACGGAAAAACTTTACAAACCGAGAAAAAAAGTGGCTGCATGGTATACGCTGATTGCTATGATTATCAGCCTTATCTTTACAACGGGGTCAGGGCTCTACATCCTGGACATTGTGGACCATTTTATTAACAGCTTCGGGGTTGCAATGTCGGGGCTTGTTGAAGTAATTCTGATAGGATGGTTTTTTAAAACAAAAATTTTAAAAGACCATTTTCAGCCCATTTCAGATTTCAAGGTTGGAATATGGTGGGATATAGCCATTAAAGTCATAACTCCGGCTGCTCTGGGAATCACAGCAATCATGAATTTTGCAAATGAATTCAGCAAGCCTTATGGCGGATACGATAGAACAGCTCTGATTTTATTCGGCTGGAGTATAGTTGTTGGAATCATTTTTCTCGGCATATATATTTCAACAAGAAAATGGAAAAATGTTCATATTTTTGACTATTACGACAACGATGATAACGGTGAGGAGGTCTAA
- the serA gene encoding phosphoglycerate dehydrogenase → MPKYKILITDHIAEEGMNILGDDPDVEYELKAGISNKELKPIIGNYDAIITRSGTTVTEDLIENPGKLKVIGRAGVGLDNVDIEAASKKGIIVMNAPTGNTLAATELTMGMMLAAARRIPAANFSLKNGEWNRKKFMGIQLYNKTLGIVGLGRIGSNVAVRAKSFGMKVIAYDPYIKKEKADSLNVKLYDDMEKLLADSDVLTFHTPLTKETHDMIRAEHFSLMKDNVIIINCARGGIVNESALYENAKNGKIFSVGIDVFEKEPATENRLLELDNVFVTPHIGANTSEGQKGVAVIIAEQVINALKGKSYINAVNIPFMKSQLPEELQLYFNTMEKMGRLAAQITKGRAEAINVKLVGKNFEEDVCEKTFDTPFSYQPYTVAALKGFLQVSLMESISYINAPYFAKDRDIHVSESKYEYYEHYSDLIVLEVKTDKETKVLGGTVFTNNEGRVVFIDDFHIDMEPFGIYLYFRNYDKPGVIGKVGTILGNHGINIGGFDLSRQNEGQAMAFVSVDNKINKKILEEIKQIEGMIEAKIVEI, encoded by the coding sequence ATGCCTAAATATAAAATTCTTATTACGGATCATATAGCCGAAGAAGGGATGAATATTCTTGGAGATGACCCTGATGTTGAATATGAACTAAAAGCAGGCATTTCCAACAAAGAGCTAAAACCCATCATAGGTAACTATGATGCTATAATTACCAGAAGCGGAACTACAGTAACCGAAGATTTGATTGAAAACCCCGGGAAACTGAAAGTTATAGGGCGCGCTGGTGTAGGGCTGGATAATGTTGATATAGAAGCAGCGAGCAAAAAAGGAATCATCGTTATGAACGCTCCCACCGGCAATACACTTGCTGCGACAGAGCTTACAATGGGTATGATGTTGGCGGCAGCCAGGAGAATACCGGCGGCAAACTTTTCACTGAAAAACGGAGAGTGGAACCGTAAAAAATTCATGGGGATACAGCTGTATAACAAAACCTTGGGAATTGTCGGCCTGGGAAGAATAGGAAGCAATGTTGCAGTAAGGGCAAAGAGCTTCGGTATGAAAGTAATAGCTTACGATCCCTATATAAAAAAGGAAAAAGCCGATTCTTTGAACGTTAAATTATATGATGATATGGAAAAGTTGCTGGCTGATTCGGATGTACTTACCTTTCATACCCCTCTCACGAAAGAAACGCATGATATGATCAGAGCAGAACATTTTTCCTTAATGAAGGATAATGTTATAATAATAAATTGCGCCAGAGGTGGAATTGTAAATGAAAGTGCACTTTATGAAAACGCTAAAAACGGCAAAATATTCAGTGTGGGAATAGATGTTTTTGAAAAAGAACCGGCAACTGAAAACAGACTTCTTGAGCTGGATAATGTGTTTGTGACACCCCATATAGGAGCAAACACCTCGGAAGGGCAAAAGGGTGTGGCAGTAATTATTGCTGAGCAGGTTATCAACGCATTAAAGGGCAAGTCGTATATTAATGCAGTCAACATTCCTTTTATGAAATCCCAGCTGCCTGAAGAACTTCAGTTATATTTCAACACCATGGAAAAAATGGGCAGGCTTGCAGCCCAGATTACCAAAGGACGGGCAGAGGCTATCAATGTCAAACTTGTGGGCAAAAATTTTGAAGAGGATGTTTGTGAAAAAACTTTTGATACCCCTTTTAGTTACCAGCCGTATACGGTTGCAGCATTGAAAGGGTTTTTGCAGGTAAGTCTCATGGAAAGCATCTCCTATATTAATGCCCCCTATTTTGCCAAAGACAGAGATATACACGTTTCTGAATCCAAATATGAGTATTATGAGCATTACAGCGATCTGATAGTACTTGAGGTTAAAACGGATAAAGAAACTAAAGTACTGGGGGGAACGGTATTTACTAATAATGAAGGGCGTGTTGTATTTATCGACGATTTTCATATCGATATGGAGCCGTTCGGCATCTATCTTTATTTCAGAAATTATGACAAACCCGGTGTAATCGGCAAGGTGGGTACTATCCTCGGGAATCACGGGATTAACATTGGCGGCTTTGATCTGTCCCGGCAGAATGAAGGTCAGGCTATGGCTTTTGTTTCTGTTGATAATAAAATAAACAAAAAAATTCTTGAAGAGATAAAGCAGATAGAAGGTATGATTGAGGCCAAGATTGTGGAGATATAA
- a CDS encoding secondary thiamine-phosphate synthase enzyme YjbQ, protein MEIFKINSTENKQLIDITSKVTSIVDKAGFLEGAVFVYTPHTTAGITINENADPDVSRDIVGFLSKLIPKSYPFAHMEGNSDAHLMSSVIGCSELIPVENGKLMTGTWQGIYFCEFDGPRTRKVYLNFLQPL, encoded by the coding sequence ATGGAAATATTTAAAATAAACTCCACTGAAAACAAGCAGCTGATCGATATAACTTCCAAAGTTACGTCGATTGTTGATAAAGCTGGGTTTCTTGAAGGTGCTGTTTTTGTATATACACCTCATACAACAGCCGGAATAACAATTAATGAAAATGCCGATCCGGATGTCAGCAGGGATATTGTGGGTTTTTTAAGTAAACTTATTCCCAAAAGTTATCCGTTTGCTCATATGGAAGGCAATTCGGATGCACACCTTATGTCATCTGTAATAGGGTGCAGCGAATTAATTCCGGTGGAAAACGGTAAACTGATGACAGGCACCTGGCAGGGAATTTACTTTTGTGAATTTGACGGTCCCAGAACGAGAAAAGTATACCTCAATTTTCTGCAGCCACTGTAA
- a CDS encoding ROK family protein: MDFLCVDIGGTTIKYGVISKDMLLKEFYTVPTPKNYKEFIEEIKNITTRFSHTKAVGVGYPGAYDFENDLMLYAPNLDFLNGRKLQAEIAKFIDNPVFIENDANLAALGEYTIIEQGAVDNMLFITLGTGVGGGAIVNRLLFTGSITAFEAGHTSIDYNGRQCNCGRLGCLETYCSESGILTTFEEISQNRKSDISNLTQLAEYGNKSAVKTFDLFSKHLAAGIADCINLLAPEKVKIGGGLSHLHRFFLDITEQNLKKLVYPAYGNRFKLLPAELDNKAGVYGAAALCKQRYRDVQKP, encoded by the coding sequence ATGGACTTTCTGTGTGTTGATATCGGAGGAACAACAATAAAATACGGAGTAATCTCCAAAGATATGTTACTGAAGGAATTTTACACCGTGCCGACCCCTAAAAACTATAAAGAGTTTATTGAGGAAATTAAAAATATCACAACCCGCTTTTCCCACACAAAAGCCGTTGGAGTGGGGTATCCCGGAGCTTACGATTTTGAGAATGATTTAATGCTTTATGCTCCGAATCTTGATTTTTTAAATGGCAGAAAGCTGCAGGCAGAAATTGCAAAATTTATTGATAATCCCGTTTTTATAGAAAATGATGCAAACCTTGCCGCCTTAGGAGAATACACCATCATTGAACAAGGAGCTGTTGACAATATGCTGTTTATAACACTTGGGACAGGAGTGGGCGGCGGCGCTATAGTTAACAGACTGCTTTTTACTGGCAGCATTACAGCTTTTGAGGCCGGTCATACATCAATTGATTACAACGGACGGCAATGCAACTGCGGCAGACTGGGCTGCCTTGAAACTTACTGCAGCGAAAGCGGAATACTAACAACTTTTGAAGAGATATCCCAAAACCGAAAATCCGATATAAGTAACTTGACTCAATTGGCTGAATATGGAAATAAGTCTGCCGTAAAAACGTTTGATTTGTTTTCAAAGCATTTAGCTGCCGGTATCGCCGATTGTATAAATCTCCTGGCACCGGAAAAGGTAAAAATAGGCGGAGGCCTGTCACATCTGCATAGATTTTTTCTTGATATTACAGAACAGAATCTGAAAAAGCTTGTTTATCCGGCATACGGAAATAGGTTCAAACTGCTCCCGGCTGAGTTGGACAACAAAGCCGGTGTATATGGAGCAGCCGCTTTGTGTAAACAAAGATACCGTGATGTGCAAAAGCCGTGA